The nucleotide sequence CGGCCTTCAACGTATAGCCGAGCTTGGCGACCGGGACGGTGCTGCCGGCGCGGGCGAACATGTAGTCGGTGAAGCCGCCACCGTCGCGCAGACCCGAGGCGACCAGCTCGCGCACGAAGAACAGGCCATTGGCGTCCTTCTCGTTGCTGAGGTTCTTTCCTTCCCAATCCGGGCGGGGACCGAGAACGATATTCTCTCCATCCGGCTTGTAGACGAAGATGTAGTCGTTCTTGCCATAGCGGATGTTGCGCAGCGTCGTTTTCGCGCGGGTCTGCGCCTCGGCTTCGGTCAGCGTTCCCTTTTGAACCTCGGCGGCCAGCGCCTTCACGATCGACACGGCCGATTGCACCTGGCCGACGATGGCCGTCTTGCGTTCGTCCAGAAGAGCCGAGCGGGCGCTCAGCAGTTGACTGGCGATGGCCGCGATGCAGATGGCAATCGAAACGGCGACGAGGATGCCGAAGCGGCGAGGGATGGTCAGCACCATGTTGCACTTCCGAAAAGTCCGCAGCGCCATTGCTGCGTGGCAATACAGTGCGAGCCGTTGGTTTACGCCGGCTGAAATTGTCTCCGTAGGACTACGAAGGCGGCGAGCGATAACTCCGCCCGAAGCGGCCCTCGTCTGCGCCCCCCGGTGCGGCCTTTGCTCTGCCGCTTTCGGAGGCAGGTCCCACGCTTTCGGGCGGAGCTCGACCCTCCACCCGTGCAGCGTGGAATACAGCGATGGGGCGAGACCTCCGGGCCAGCCGAGCGCATCAAGATGACCGAGCCATCGCGCGCAACCAATCTTCGTTTCAAAAATCCGCCTGTTCGATTTCTAAAATTTCGCCTTCGTTGCACTGCGGCAAAAGCAAAGTGAATGGTGGTTCACGCGGTCCTTTTACGTGCCATGGAGTTGAGCTAGAGAAAGCTACTTTTTCTCTCATCCGGAATTGCCATGGCCGCACCGAAGAAAACCGCCGCAAAGGAACAAGGGCAGGACAGAGACAACGGCCCGCCGCCGGAATTCACCAGGGAGCAAGAGCTGGCTGCGCTGCGCGACATGCTGCTGATCCGCCGCTTTGAGGAGAAGGCGGGTCAGCTTTATGGCATGGGTGCGATCGGCGGATTCTGCCATCTCTACATCGGCCAGGAGGCCGTGGTGGTCGGCATGCAGATGGCGCTGAAGCAGGGCGACCAGGTCATCACCGGTTATCGCGATCATGGCCACATGCTGGCGACCGGCATGGATGCCAAGGGCGTCATGGCCGAGCTCACGGGGCGCCGCGGCGGCTACTCCAAGGGCAAGGGCGGCTCCATGCACATGTTCAGCATGGAGAAGAACTTCTTCGGCGGCCACGGCATCGTCGGCGCCCAGGTCTCGCTCGGCACGGGGCTGGCGCTCGCCAACCGCTACCGCGGCAACGATTCGGTCAGCGTCGCCTATTTCGGCGACGGCGCGGCCAACCAGGGCCAGGTCTATGAGAGCTTCAACATGGCGGAGCTCTGGAAGCTGCCGGTGATCTACGTCATCGAGAACAACCGCTATGCGATGGGCACGGCCGTGTCGCGCGCCTCGGCGCAGACCGACTTCTCCAAGCGCGGCATCTCCTTCAACATCCCGGGCGAGCAGGTCGACGGTATGGACGTCCGCGCCGTGAAGGCCGCCGGCGAGAAGGCTGTCGCCTGGTGCCGCGAGGGCAAGGGGCCCTACATCCTGGAAATGCAGACCTATCGCTATCGCGGCCACTCGATGTCCGACCCGGCCAAGTACCGCACGCGCGAGGAGGTCGAGAAGGTCCGTCACGACCAGGATCCGATCGAGCAGGTGCGCAACCGCCTGCTGGCGGCCAAGGTCAGCGAGCAGGATCTCAAGGCGATCGATGCCGACGTGCGCAAGATCGTCAACGAGGCCGCCGATTTCGCGCAGGCCGATCCCGAGCCGGATGCCGCCGAGCTCTACACCGACGTCTATCGCTAATCGCGCGCGCAAGCTGATTTCTCTGGAGCTGATATGCCTATTCAAGTTTTGATGCCTGCGCTGTCGCCCACGATGGAGAAGGGCAACCTCGCCAAATGGCTGAAGAAGGAAGGCGAGGCGATCAAGTCGGGTGACGTGATCGCCGAGATCGAGACCGACAAGGCGACGATGGAGGTCGAGGCGACCGACGAGGGCACGCTCGGCAAGATCCTGATCCCCGAAGGTACCGCCGACGTCGCGGTGAACACGCCGATCGCGACCATCCTCGCCGATGGCGAGACGGCGGCCGATCTCGGCAAGGCCTCGGCGCCCGCCGCCGAGATGAAAGCCGCGCAATCGGCGCCGCCGGCTGACGCTGGTGTCTCCGTGCAGGCCTCGCCCGCGCCGACCGGCGTGGCCGCGCCGCAGAGCGTCGCCGAGCCCGATCCGGAAGTCCCGGCCGGCACCGAGATGGTGACGCAGACCATCCGCGAGGCGCTGCGCGATGCCATGGCCGAGGAGATGCGCCGGGACGGCGACGTCTTCATCATGGGCGAGGAGGTCGCCGAATATCAGGGCGCCTACAAGGTGACCCAGGGCCTGCTGCAGGAGTTCGGCGCCCGCCGCGTGATGGACACGCCGATCACCGAGCACGGCTTCGCCGGCATCGGCGTCGGTGCCGCGATGGCCGGCCTGAAGCCGATCGTCGAGTTCATGACCTTCAACTTCGCCATGCAGGCGATCGACCAGATCATCAACTCCGCCGCCAAGACGCTCTACATGTCCGGCGGCCAGATGGGCTGCTCGATCGTGTTCCGCGGTCCGAACGGCGCCGCCGCCCGCGTCGCCGCGCAGCACAGTCAGGACTACTCGTCCTGGTATTCGCACATCCCTGGCCTCAAGGTCGTCGCGCCATACTCCGCGGCCGACGCCAAGGGCCTGCTGAAGGCCGCGATCCGCGATCCGAACCCGGTGATCTTCCTCGAGAACGAGGTGCTGTACGGTCACTCCGGCGAGGTGCCGAAGCTCGACGACTACATCATCCCGATCGGCAAGGCGCGCATTGCCCGCACCGGCAAGGACGTCACGATCATCTCCTGGTCGAACGGCATGACCTACGCGCTGAAGGCCGCCGATGAGCTCGCCAAGGAGGGCATCGAGGCCGAGGTCATCGACCTGCGCACGCTGCGTCCGATGGACACCGACACCATCATCGCCTCGGTCAAGAAGACCGGGCGTGCGGTCACGGTGGAAGAGGGCTGGGCGCAGAGCGGCGTCGGCGCCGAGATCGCCGCGCGGATCATGGAGCACGCCTTCGACTATCTCGATGCGCCGGTGACGCGCGTCTCGGGCAAGGACGTGCCGATGCCGTATGCCGCGAATCTCGAGAAGCTCGCGCTGCCGTCGGCTGCGGAGGTCGTGCAGGCCGCAAAATCCGTCTGCTACCGCTAAGGGACATCCCAGATGGCCGGACCCAAGGAGCAGCCGCTGCCGCCCGACGTCGTCGGCCGCGAGGACGCAACCGAAGTGTTGCGCGCCTTCGTGCTCGATGGCGGGCTCTCGATCGCCTTCCAGCGCGCGTTCGAGGAGCCCGACGTGTGGGGGCTGCTCCTGGTCGACGTGGCCCGACATGCTGCGCGCGCCTATGCGCGCGAGAGCGATTATTCCGAAGACGAGGCGCTGCAGCGCATCGTCGAGATGTTCGAAGCCGAGCTGGCTCGGCCGACTGACACGGGCACCACCAGCCCCAGGTCGAAACAAGGTCACTGATCATGCCGATCAACATTCTGATGCCCGCGCTGTCGCCGACGATGGAGAAGGGCAACCTCGCTCGTTGGCTCAAGAAGGAAGGCGACCAGGTCAAGTCGGGCGAGGTCATCGCCGAGATCGAGACCGACAAGGCCACGATGGAAGTCGAGGCGGTCGACGAAGGCACGCTCGCCAAGATCCTGGTGCCCGAGGGCACGCAGGACGTCCCGGTCAACGACGTGATCGCGGTGCTCGCCGGTGAGGGCGAGGACGTGAAGGCCGCGGGCGGCGCGCCGGCGGCCGCTGCGCCGGCGGCCGAAGCCAAGCCGACGGCGTCTGCGGCCCCCGCCGCTGCGCCAGCACCTGCTGCCGCGCCCGCGCCGAAGCCGGCTGCGGCTCCCGCGCCAGCCGCTCCTGCGGCTGCTGCCCCCCAGGTCAATGGTCACGAGCGCATCTTCTCGTCACCGCTGGCGCGGCGCCTTGCCAAGGATGCCGGCATCGATCTCGGCCGCATTACGGGCACCGGCCCGCATGGCCGCGTCGTCGCGCGCGACGTCGAGGAGGCCAAGTCTGGCAAGGGCCTGAAGGCCGCGCCGACGGCTGCTCCCGCTGCCGGGGGCGCGCCGGCCGTGGCGCCATCGATGTCGGACAAGCAGATCCTGGCGCTGTTCGAGCCGGGCTCCTACGAGGTCATCCCGCATGACGGCATGCGCCGTACCATCGCGCAGCGCCTCACCGCGGCGACGCAGACCGTTCCGCATTTCTATCTCACGATCGACTGCGACATCGGCAAGCTCTTGGCTGCGCGTGAGGAGATCAATGCGGCTGCGCCGAAGGACAAGGAGAAGAAGCCGCTCTACAAGCTCTCGGTGAACGACTTCGTCATCAAGGCGATGGCGGTGGCGCTGCAGAAGATCCCGAACTGCAACGTCAGCTGGACCGAAGGCGGCATGGTCAAGCACAAGCATTCCGACGTCGGCGTTGCCGTGGCGATGCCGGGCGGCCTGATCACCCCGATCATCCGCAAAGCCGAGACCAAGACGCTGTCGGCGATCTCGAACGAGATGAAGGACTTTGCCGCGCGCGCCCGCTCGCGCAAGCTGAAGCCGGAGGAATATCAGGGCGGCACCACCGCCGTGTCGAACCTCGGCATGTACGGCATCACGCACTTCACCGCGGTGATCAACCCGCCACATGCGACAATCCTTGCGGTCGGCACATCAGAGGAGCGACCCGTCGTGCGCAACGGCAAGATCGAGATCGCCAGCATGATGAGCGTGACCCTGTCGTGTGACCACCGCGCCATCGACGGCGCGCTCGGCGCCGAGCTGATCGGCGCCTTCAAGCAGCTGATCGAGAACCCCGTGATGATGATGGTGTGAGCCGCAAGGCTCATGCCCGTCATACCAATAGAACACTTGTAGGGTGGGCAAAGCGCAGCGTGCCCACCGACCACATCGCAAGCTCGTGAGACGGTGGGCACGGCGCTCCGCGCCTTTGCCCACCCTACGAGATGACAACTAAGTTGAGATCGGAGCCGTCATGGCCGACACATCCTTCGACGTCATCATCATCGGCTCCGGCCCGGGCGGCTACGTCACCGCGATCCGCGCCGCCCAGCTCGGCTTCAAGACCGCGATCATCGAGAAGACGCATCTCGGCGGCATCTGCTTGAACTGGGGCTGCATCCCGACCAAGGCGCTCTTACGCTCGGCCGAGATCTATCACTACATGCAGCATGCCAAGGATTATGGCCTGTCGGCGGAGAAGATCTCCTACGATCCGAAGGCGGTGGTGCAGCGCTCGCGCGGCGTCTCCAAGCGACTTGCCGACGGCGTCGGCTTCCTGATGAAGAAGAACAAGGTGCAGGTGATCTGGGGCCGCGCCAACATCGACGCGCCCGGCAAGATCACCGTGACGAAGTCCGACGTCGAGGCGCCGAAGGGCGCGCTGGGCGAGGGCACCTACCAGGCCAAGCACATCATCGTCGCCACCGGCGCGCGGCCGCGCGTGCTGCCGGGGATCGAGCCGGACAAGAAGCTGGTCTGGACCTATTTCGAGGCGATGGTGCCGGACAAGATGCCGAAGTCGCT is from Bradyrhizobium sp. ORS 285 and encodes:
- the pdhA gene encoding pyruvate dehydrogenase (acetyl-transferring) E1 component subunit alpha, coding for MAAPKKTAAKEQGQDRDNGPPPEFTREQELAALRDMLLIRRFEEKAGQLYGMGAIGGFCHLYIGQEAVVVGMQMALKQGDQVITGYRDHGHMLATGMDAKGVMAELTGRRGGYSKGKGGSMHMFSMEKNFFGGHGIVGAQVSLGTGLALANRYRGNDSVSVAYFGDGAANQGQVYESFNMAELWKLPVIYVIENNRYAMGTAVSRASAQTDFSKRGISFNIPGEQVDGMDVRAVKAAGEKAVAWCREGKGPYILEMQTYRYRGHSMSDPAKYRTREEVEKVRHDQDPIEQVRNRLLAAKVSEQDLKAIDADVRKIVNEAADFAQADPEPDAAELYTDVYR
- a CDS encoding pyruvate dehydrogenase complex E1 component subunit beta, producing MPIQVLMPALSPTMEKGNLAKWLKKEGEAIKSGDVIAEIETDKATMEVEATDEGTLGKILIPEGTADVAVNTPIATILADGETAADLGKASAPAAEMKAAQSAPPADAGVSVQASPAPTGVAAPQSVAEPDPEVPAGTEMVTQTIREALRDAMAEEMRRDGDVFIMGEEVAEYQGAYKVTQGLLQEFGARRVMDTPITEHGFAGIGVGAAMAGLKPIVEFMTFNFAMQAIDQIINSAAKTLYMSGGQMGCSIVFRGPNGAAARVAAQHSQDYSSWYSHIPGLKVVAPYSAADAKGLLKAAIRDPNPVIFLENEVLYGHSGEVPKLDDYIIPIGKARIARTGKDVTIISWSNGMTYALKAADELAKEGIEAEVIDLRTLRPMDTDTIIASVKKTGRAVTVEEGWAQSGVGAEIAARIMEHAFDYLDAPVTRVSGKDVPMPYAANLEKLALPSAAEVVQAAKSVCYR
- a CDS encoding DUF5076 domain-containing protein, with product MAGPKEQPLPPDVVGREDATEVLRAFVLDGGLSIAFQRAFEEPDVWGLLLVDVARHAARAYARESDYSEDEALQRIVEMFEAELARPTDTGTTSPRSKQGH
- a CDS encoding pyruvate dehydrogenase complex dihydrolipoamide acetyltransferase, with protein sequence MPINILMPALSPTMEKGNLARWLKKEGDQVKSGEVIAEIETDKATMEVEAVDEGTLAKILVPEGTQDVPVNDVIAVLAGEGEDVKAAGGAPAAAAPAAEAKPTASAAPAAAPAPAAAPAPKPAAAPAPAAPAAAAPQVNGHERIFSSPLARRLAKDAGIDLGRITGTGPHGRVVARDVEEAKSGKGLKAAPTAAPAAGGAPAVAPSMSDKQILALFEPGSYEVIPHDGMRRTIAQRLTAATQTVPHFYLTIDCDIGKLLAAREEINAAAPKDKEKKPLYKLSVNDFVIKAMAVALQKIPNCNVSWTEGGMVKHKHSDVGVAVAMPGGLITPIIRKAETKTLSAISNEMKDFAARARSRKLKPEEYQGGTTAVSNLGMYGITHFTAVINPPHATILAVGTSEERPVVRNGKIEIASMMSVTLSCDHRAIDGALGAELIGAFKQLIENPVMMMV